In the Hypomesus transpacificus isolate Combined female unplaced genomic scaffold, fHypTra1 scaffold_221, whole genome shotgun sequence genome, one interval contains:
- the mmp14a gene encoding matrix metalloproteinase-14a: MLPRLEKLIQLLSLACYLFFGAVSSEKEIRAEAWLQQYGYLPPGDVRAQAIRSPKSIITAISAMQRFYGLTVTGSIDTNTLQAMSRPRCGVPDKFGPELKSNLRRKRYVVQGLKWEKNEVTFSIQNYSPKVGEQATFKAIRRAFKVWESEIPLTFREIPYSHIRDKVDKFADIMLSFAEGFHGDSTPFDGEGGFLAHAYFPGQGIGGDTHFDLAEPWTTGTVDQGGNDVFLVAVHELGHALGLEHSNNPSAIMAPFYQWMETENFQLPDDDRRGIQAIYGTKSGAPPPPPRPTRPSKPDTPTQGPDVCEGHFDTIAILRGEMFVFKDKWLWRVRNNKVLQGYPMPIGHFWKGLPSNINAAYERDDGKFVFFKGDKYWVFSESAMEKDSPKSLKELGTGLPKDRLDAALFYTPTGQTYFFRGTKYYRFDEKTRTVDAEYPKPISVWKGAPDNIKAAIMSEDGSYTYFYKANKYWKFNNQYVKVESGYPKSVLSEWMGCEGEEPMGRDGEVIIIEVEGEEGGAAAAAVVIPLLLLVFVVLTLGALLFFRKYGTPRRLLYCQRSLLDKV; the protein is encoded by the exons ATGTTACCCCGGCTTGAAAAGTTGATCCAGCTACTATCGCTGGCCTGCTATCTGTTTTTTGGTGCTGTCTCATCGGAAAAAGAAATCAGAGCTGAG gcttGGTTACAGCAGTATGGCTACCTGCCTCCGGGGGACGTTCGGGCCCAGGCCATCCGCTCCCCAAAGTCTATCATCACGGCCATCTCTGCCATGCAGCGCTTCTATGGCCTCACTGTCACCGGGTCCATAGACACAAACACTCTACA GGCGATGAGTCGGCCACGCTGCGGCGTTCCAGACAAGTTTGGACCGGAGCTGAAGAGCAACCTGAGGAGGAAGCGCTACGTCGTCCAGGGGCTGAAGTGGGAAAAAAACGAGGTCACCTTCAG CATACAGAACTACTCCCCCAAGGTAGGCGAGCAGGCCACTTTCAAGGCCATCCGCAGGGCCTTCAAGGTGTGGGAGAGCGAAATCCCTCTGACCTTCAGGGAGATCCCCTACAGCCACATCAGGGACAAGGTCGACAAGTTCGCAGACATCATGCTCTCCTTCGCCGAGGGTTTCCACGGCGACAGCACCCCCTTCGACGGCGAGGGCGGCTTCCTGGCCCACGCGTATTTCCCGGGGCAGGGCATAGGGGGCGACACGCACTTCGACCTGGCTGAGCCGTGGACCACCGGCACTGTCGACCAGGGGG GTAATGATGTGTTCCTGGTGGCGGTCCATGAGCTGGGCCACGCCCTGGGCCTGGAACATTCTAACAACCCCTCGGCCATCATGGCCCCTTTCTACCAGTGGATGGAAACGGAGAACTTCCAGCTCCCGGACGATGACCGCAGAGGGATCCAGGCCATCTATG ggacAAAGTCTGgggcccccccgcctcccccccggCCCACCAGGCCCTCCAAACCCGACACCCCCACCCAAGGCCCAGACGTCTGTGAGGGCCACTTTGATACCATCGCAATCCTCAGGGGAGAGATGTTTGTCTTCAAG gaTAAGTGGCTGTGGCGTGTGCGTAATAACAAAGTGCTGCAGGGTTACCCCATGCCCATCGGACACTTCTGGAAGGGACTGCCCTCCAACATCAACGCTGCCTACGAGAGGGATGATGGGAAATTTGTCTTCTTCAAGG GTGATAAGTACTGGGTGTTTAGTGAGTCGGCCATGGAGAAGGACTCTCCTAAGAGTCTGAAGGAGCTTGGTACTGGGCTGCCCAAAGACAGGCTGGACGCTGCTCTCTTCTACACTCCCACGGGACAAACCTACTTCTTCAGAGGAACAaa GTACTACCGCTTCGACGAGAAAACTCGCACCGTGGACGCCGAGTACCCCAAACCCATCAGTGTGTGGAAGGGTGCTCCGGATAACATCAAGGCTGCCATCATGAGCGAAGAtggat CCTACACCTACTTCTACAAAGCCAACAAATACTGGAAGTTCAACAACCAATACGTGAAGGTGGAGTCTGGCTACCCCAAATCTGTCCTCAGCGAATGGATGGGctgcgagggggaggagcctatgGGCAGAGACGGGGAAGTGATCATCATCGaagtggagggagaagagggcggGGCAGCCGCAGCGGCTGTGGTGATCCCTCTGCTCCTATTGGTGTTCGTGGTCCTCACTCTGGGGGCGTTGTTGTTCTTCAGGAAGTACGGCACACCGAGACGCCTCCTGTACTGCCAGAGATCCCTACTGGACAAGGTGTAG
- the lrp10 gene encoding low-density lipoprotein receptor-related protein 10: MTISSNICVFYLLFITAYCSLELTTSSARCGRSPIVLEARRGEIQSSARHSWLFHSFDCTWQIQSREGEPVVISFSQFSAHCKKEWVSLTSENTDPVSLCGSKLPSPMVFPGGNINVTHHFLPHFYPVSTFHLAYTRDSGACPVTDFECLGGHCLPLSWRCNGQVECLGEGEALGTDEQGCEEEAGILERILHGTTPDPAPAAQPHPESGSDQAEGDGNSQVERESGWVLSGMDVPLLLPSHKLSRVTPAPVDWPCGGLLQTFYGTFSPPVIRGPSLLCVWTLDPQDSRPLRLDLQQLELGPGDTVTITNRQQGTGEQVKSITSVSNYKSVLVESHTGLLSLIYRTLPGSEGRGFNATYRVGTYCPPWEGRCGGPAGGCYTQEQRCDGHWDCPETGKDEQGCRGCPREQFPCGGAGQRAAVPGHFVGRPVCFPAKERCNYQLYCADGSDERDCTICQPGTFHCDSDKCVFESWRCDGQVDCKDGTDELNCTAMLPRKVITAATVGSLVCGLLLVIAMGCTCKLYSLRTREYSMFAPISRQEAELIQQQAPPSYGQLIAQGIIPPVEDFPTENPNESSSLSLRGILQLLRQDAGSSPRRRRRPRFIRRAVRRMRRWGLIPRPASRPAQASASAAQQTDAPPTSPETRQSSPTTCSLAVEAVNQPVPLKLRLLTQTEQQPSLPPPPTAPLSLPPAPPVSPSHATPPVAIPPCSPSLASLFHSLGLNLSLFRPSPSSSLTSLPLSASPSFSSSSSDDEVLLIPLSEDVASEDDVPMLT; the protein is encoded by the exons ATGACTATCTCATCCAATATTTGCGTGTTTTACCTTTTGTTCATAACAG CCTACTGCAGTCTGGAGCTGACCACAAGTTCAG CTCGCTGTGGACGGTCTCCCATCGTTCTGGAAGCCAGGCGGGGAGAGATCCAAAGTTCCGCCCGCCACAGCTGGTTGTTTCACTCCTTTGACTGTACCTGGCAGATCCAGTCGAGAGAAGGAGAACCTGTTGTCATCAG TTTCTCCCAGTTCTCGGCACACTGCAAGAAGGAATGGGTGTCTCTGACGTCGGAGAACACAGACCCCGTCAGTCTCTGTGGGTCCAAGCTGCCCTCACCGATGGTGTTCCCCGGGGGAAACATCAACGTGACGCATCACTTCCTGCCTCACTTTTACCCTGTTTCTACATTTCACCTGGCTTACACCAGAG ACTCGGGCGCCTGTCCCGTGACAGACTTCGAGTGCCTGGGGGGTCActgcctgcctctgtcctgGCGCTGCAACGGCCAGGTGGAGTGTCTGGGCGAGGGCGAGGCCCTGGGCACGGACGAGCAGGGCTGCGAAGAGGAGGCGGGAATCCTGGAGCGCATCCTCCATGGCACCACGCCGGACCCCGCCCCCGCCGCCCAGCCTCACCCCGAGAGCGGGTCCGACCAGGCGGAGGGCGACGGGAATAgccaggtggagagggagagcgggtgGGTGCTGAGCGGGATGGACGTGCcgcttctcctcccttctcataAACTCTCCCGGGTCACGCCCGCGCCCGTGGACTGGCCTTGCGGGGGCCTCCTGCAGACCTTCTACGGGACGTTCTCCCCGCCCGTCATCCGTGGCCCctcgctgctctgtgtgtggacGCTAGACCCCCAGGACTCCCGGCCCCTCAGGCTGGACCTGCAGCAGCTGGAGCTGGGTCCTGGGGACACCGTCACCATCACCAACAGGCAGCAGGGCACGGGGGAGCAGGTGAAATCC ATCACCAGCGTCTCCAACTACAAGTCGGTCCTGGTAGAGTCCCACAccggcctcctctccctcatctacCGCACCCTGCCTGGCTCCGAGGGCCGAGGCTTCAACGCCACCTACCGGGTGGGCACCTACTGCCCCCCCTGGGAGGGGCGCTGCGGGGGGCCGGCCGGGGGCTGCTACACCCAGGAGCAGCGCTGCGACGGCCACTGGGACTGCCCCGAGACGGGCAAGGACGAGCAAGGCTGCAGAGGCTGCCCCCGGGAACAGTTTCCCTGCGGGGGCGCGGGGCAGAGGGCGGCGGTGCCGGGGCATTTCGTGGGTCGCCCCGTGTGTTTCCCGGCTAAGGAGAGGTGTAACTACCAGCTGTACTGCGCCGACGGCAGCGACGAGAGGGACTGCACCATCTGCCAGCCCGGGACCTTCCACTGCGACAGCGACAA GTGTGTGTTCGAGAGCTGGCGCTGCGACGGCCAGGTGGACTGCAAAGACGGCACGGACGAGCTCAACTGCACCGCCATGCTGCCCCGCAAGGTCATCACCGCGGCGACGGTGGGCAGCCTGGTGTGCGGCCTGCTCTTGGTCATCGCCATGGGCTGCACCTGCAAGCTGTACTCGCTACGCACCCGGGAATACAG CATGTTTGCTCCAATCAGCCGCCAAGAGGCGGAGCTTATCCAGCAGCAGGCCCCGCCCTCCTATGGTCAGCTGATCGCCCAGGGGATCATACCTCCAGTGGAGGACTTCCCCACAGAGAACCCCAACGAG tcctcttccctctctctgagaGGCATCCTTCAGCTGCTCAGGCAGGACGCCGGCAGCTCCCCTCGTCGTAGACGCCGGCCCCGATTCATCCGCAGGGCCGTCCGTCGCATGAGGAGGTGGGGCCTCATCCCCCGCCCCGCCTCCCGGCCCGCTCAGGCGTCCGCCTCTGCCGCACAGCAGACGGACGCCCCGCCCACTAGTCCGGAAACGCGTCAGTCAAGTCCCACAACCTGCTCATTGGCCGTGGAAGCTGTCAATCAGCCAGTGCCCCTGAAACTACGGTTgctgacacagacagagcagcaaCCGAGCCTACCGCCACCGCCAACTGCCCCTCTATCACTACCTCCAGCCCCCCCGGTGTCCCCCAGCCATGCCACCCCCCCAGTGGCAATCCCCCCCTGCAGTCCCTCTCTGGCCTCGCTCTTCCATTCCCTGggcctcaacctctctctcttccggccctccccttcctcctcgctCACCTCGCTCCCTCTGTCcgcttccccctctttctcttcctcctcgtcggATGACGAGGTGCTGCTCATCCCCCTCTCCGAAGACGTCGCCTCCGAGGACGACGTTCCCATGCTCACCtga
- the LOC124462481 gene encoding leishmanolysin-like peptidase 2 codes for MKKRRELAPPRDPTRQPIRIQTWVPRESPVLSQTERERLDSAVREAVLIVSSLLSVDRIPGGLWLSRDINKYCRFTWRNASAANYNRCGRANKNYRMETCLDVVIPDDHLSGCAVYPDPNSPTKTVLRPEGAGLPDTDFLLYVHTQSTDKCRAEPSVLAYAVHCQTGPQGRPLAGVVVICRDRLTGHTYSHQGTVQTVIHELFHALGFSKQLFSSWTDCSSPPCSPRGQVTYADGTGQVRIYTHSVIRALQNHLRSTDPELGGPLENRDAGPGGLSSHWESRVLQGSIMASSLGDPPVVRVDPVTLAALQDTGWYSASLSRAQSLVWGQGEGAMFGSLSTCHDNSSSFFCSGSGSGCHYLHFHKGECQTDQYLDGCRVYKPLTNASECWREENERVMGEENWAGEVYHSDSRCFFSNLSRENTSLPVGDSIVGRCYRHRCTGLNTFQVQGSGSGWMDCPAGGASKIPGYQGLVFCPEGRLCQYSDHITVATADPSSDRVSNGSHSIIDQILTPDLSVTPVHPYAVPEVRGTEPPVSVVLRVRGTESTVSVVLRVRGTEPTVSVVLRVRGTEPTVSVVLGVRGTEPPVSVVLRVTAALSLLAAVMAAYRKYRSSRVRVRAALQAPSAVQLHSAQSLSKHC; via the exons ATGAAGAAGCGGAGAGAGCTGGCCCCGCCCCGTGACCCCACtcggcagccaatcagaattcaGACCTGGGTTCCGAGAGAGAGCCCTGTCCTAtcccagactgagagagagaggctggattcAGCCGTGAGGGAGGCTGTGCTCATCGTGTCCAGCTTGCTGTCAG TGGACCGCATCCCTGGTGGTTTGTGGCTCAGTAGAGACATCAACAAGTACTGCCGGTTTACCTGGAGGAACGCCAGTGCAGCCAACTACAacag GTGTGGCAGGGCCAATAAGAACTACAGGATGGAGACCTGTCTAGATGTTGTT ATCCCAGATGACCATCTGAGTGGCTGTGCTGTGTACCCGGATCCCAATTCACCAACCAAGACAGTGCTGAGGCCCGAGGGGGCGGGACTTCCTGACACTGACTTCCTGCTTTATGTCCACACACAGAGCACGGACAAGTGCagggcagag CCCAGTGTGCTGGCCTATGCAGTGCACTGCCAGACAGGCCCTCAGGGGAGGCCTCTggctggggtggtggtcatCTGTAGAGACAGGCTGACTGGACACACTTACAGCCACCAAGGAACTGTGcag ACAGTGATCCACGAGCTGTTCCATGCCCTGGGATTCTCTAAGCAGCTGTTCAGcagctggacagattgttcctcccctccctgttcccCCCGGGGTCAGGTGACCTACGCAGACGGGACAGGCCAGGTCAGGATCTACACCCACTCCGTCATCAGAGCCCTGCAGAACCACCTGAGGTCCACTGACCCAGAGCTGGGGGGTCCCCTGGAGAACCGG GATGCAGGTCCAGGTGGTCTGTCTTCTCACTGGGAGTCCCGTGTCCTCCAGGGATCCATCATGGCGTCGTCTCTGGGGGACCCCCCTGTGGTCCGGGTGGACCCCGTCACCCTGGCTGCTCTGCAGGACACGGGCTGGTACTCTGCCAGCCTCAGCAGAGCCCAGAGCCTGGTCTGGGGACAAG GTGAAGGAGCCATGTTTGGGTCCCTGTCCACGTGTCATGAtaattcctcctctttcttctgctCTGGAAG TGGATCAGGGTGTCATTACCTTCACTTCCACAAGGGGGAGTGCCAGACTGACCAATACCTGGATGGATGCCGTGTTTACAAACCTCTGACAAATGCG AGTGAGTGCTGGAgagaagagaatgagagagtgatgGGAGAAGAGAACTGGGCTGGAGAGGTGTATCATTCAGACAGCAGGTGTTTCTTCTCCAATCTGAGCAgagag AACACGTCCCTTCCTGTCGGTGACTCCATCGTGGGCCGCTGCTACAGACACAGGTGTACTGGACTGAACACATTCCAGGTCCAGGGGTCTGGGTCCGGCTGGATGgactgtccagcagggggcgccagtAAG ATACCAGGTTACCAGGGTTTAGTGTTCTGTCCTGAAGGGAGGTTGTGTCAGTATTCTGACCACATCACGGTCGCTACAGCTGACCCCTCCTCAGACCGGGTGTCCAATGGCAG tCATTCTATAATTGACCAgatcttgacccctgacctcagtGTGACCCCTGTCCATCCCTATGCCGTTCCTGAGGTCAGAGGTACAGAGCCTCCAGTGTCTGTGGTCCTGAGGGTCAGAGGTACAGAGTCTACAGTGTCTGTGGTCCTGAGGGTCAGAGGTACAGAGCCTACAGTGTCTGTGGTCCTGAGGGTCAGAGGTACAGAGCCTACAGTGTCTGTGGTCCTGGGGGTCAGAGGTACAGAGCCTCCAGTGTCTGTGGTCCTGAGGGTCACAGCTGCACTCTCCCTCCTGGCTGCTGTCATGGCCGCCTACAGGAAGTACCGCTCCTCCAGAGTCAGAGTCCGTGCAGCCCTACAGGCCCCCAGTGCAGTGCAGTTGCATTCAGCCCAGAGTCTTTCCAAACACTGCTGA
- the si:ch211-212k18.15 gene encoding probable E3 ubiquitin-protein ligase ARI5, translated as MTTQQEGKCYDPNDTTLKFVNRRDDLDPLGDDDGTLRAEMSCGHAVTPESLTGWCRSLLDQGQYKFLCPALKEGTLKKCGAQWTYQEVRRLAVLTTEEMEHFEETLACLAAATYCEFKACPSCQTCLERKDISNLNVCCTICTADKQKTYEFCWQCLKKWKGSGPRSDRCDNEGCTNHDLELLKNCKSTSLNQVQGVTNCPSIRACPTCGQKVEHDKLGCKNIICPRCQVEFCFVCIKLTPECLKTSSYFIPCSDGVAPRQTTIPVWQRR; from the exons ATGACCACACAGCAGGAAGGAAAATGCTACGACCCCAACGACACCACTCTGAAATTTGTCAATAGAAGGGATGATTTGGATC CCTTAGGTGACGACGACGGGACCCTGAGGGCAGAGATGAGCTGTGGTCATGCCGTCACCCCAGAGTCTTTGACCGGATGGTGTCGCAGTCTTCTGGATCAG GGCCAGTACAAGTTCCTGTGTCCTGCGCTGAAGGAGGGCACATTAAAGAAGTGTGGTGCACAGTGGACATACCAGGAAGTGCGTAGACTGGCTGTCTTGACAACTGAAGAGATGGAGCACTTTGAAGAGACCCTGGCCTGCCTGGCTGCTGCAACTTACTGTGAATTCAAGGCA TGTCCTAGCTGCCAGACCTGTCTTGAGAGAAAGGATATCTCCAACTTGAATGTCTGCTGCACCATATGTACAGCCGACAAACAGAAGACCTATGAGTTCTGCTGGCAGTGCCTCAAAAAATGGAAAGGTTCAGGCCCTCGTTCTGACCGCTGTGACAATGAAGGCTGCACCAACCATGACCTGGAGCTGCTCAAGAACTGCAAGTCCACATCTCTAAATCAGGTCCAGGGAGTCACCAACTGCCCCTCCATTCGTGCCTGTCCAACCTGTGGCCAGAAAGTGGAGCATGACAAGTTAGGCTGTAAAAACATAATTTGTCCCCGCTGTCAGGTGGAATTCTGCTTTGTGTGTATCAAGCTCACTCCTGAGTGCTTGAAGACCAGTTCCTATTTCATACCCTGCTCTGATGGTGTGGCTCCTAGGCAGACAACCATACCTGTATGGCAAAGGCGTTGA
- the zgc:194655 gene encoding ubiquitin isoform X4 → MGKIYQVQVTGFKGEKLLVDLCNTEEQMSSMTVLQLKQKIADRLPGNSADHMESLRLIFTDKQLEDESLINSYGIQHLSVIQLVLKVHGGF, encoded by the exons ATGGGGAAAATCTACCAGGTCCAGGTGACAGGATTCAAAGGAGAAAAACTGCTGGTTGACCTGTGCAACACAGAAGAACAGATGAGCAGTATGACGGTGCTACAACTGAAACAGAAAATTGCTGATCGATTACCTGGGAACTCAG CGGACCATATGGAGTCTCTGCGGCTGATCTTCACAGACAAGCAGCTGGAGGACGAGTCCTTGATCAACTCCTATGGGATCCAGCACCTGTCTGTCATTCAACTTGTATTGAAGGTTCATGGCGGGTTTTAA